Genomic segment of Deinococcota bacterium:
CGTAGGCCTGGAGGCCGAGGCCCCGGCGCTGGGCGCTGCGGCCGAGCAGGATGTAACAAGATACGCTGATCGCGCCCAAGACCGCGAGCCCGTTGCCGAGCAACGGCTCACTACCGCCTTGCAGATCTCCTACGCCGATCATCACCGCCCCGGCGACGGCGACGAGGGCGCCGAGCAACACCCGCGCGGTCGGCGGGCTGCTCAAGAAAAGCCAGCTCAAGAGCGCGACCCAGAGCGGGTTGGTGGTGACGAGCGCGACGCTCGCCGCCACGGTGGTGTAGGACAGCGAGCTTATCCAGGTGGCGAAGTGCGCGCCCAGGAAGAAGCCCGCGCCGAGGGCGTAGGGCAGGTTGCCGCGGTTTAGGGGCGTGCGCCTCAAGGCCCGCAGGGTCCAGGGCAAGAGGACCAGGCTGGCCAGGAGCATGCGATAGGCCGCCACCACCACGCCCGGCGCCTCGGCGAGGCGGATGAAGATAGCTGCCAGGCTGACCGCTACAAGGCCCACGCCAAGGATGAGAAAGAGGCGGCCCCGTCCCGGCTCTGCGTCCACGGTTCCATCTTGGCACGTTTTGGCTTTGCGGCGTGCCTTGCTGTGTCCCCGCGCGCCGCTGTGGCTAAACTAACGTGGCTAGAATGACGACATACGAGGGAGGCTCTATGAGCGTGCGTTTTCCTGACGGCTTTACCTGGGGCGCTTCTACCGCCAGCTATCAGATCGAGGGCGCCTGGAACGAGGACGGCAAGGGCAAGAGCATCTGGGACGCGTTCGCGCACACGCCCGGCAAGGTGGCAGGGGGCCACAACGGTGACCTGGCCTGCGACCACTACCACCGCTACCCTGAGGACGTAAGGCTCATGAAGGACTTGGGCCTGGCGGCCTACCGCTTTTCCGTCTCCTGGCCCAGGGTCTTTCCCGAGGGCCGGGGCCGTCCCAATCCCAAAGGCCTCGACTTCTACGAGCGGCTCGTCGACGAGCTTCTGGACGCGGGCGTCGCGCCCTGGCTGTGCTTTTACCACTGGGACCTGCCCCAGGCCCTCCAGGACAAGGGCGGCTGGACGACGCGCGACATCAGCCACTGGTTTACCGACTACTGCCTCCATGTCGCCTCGAGCCTTGGCGACCGCGTGGGCCACTTCGTGATGCTCAACGAGCCCAACGCCATCGCCTTTCTCGGGCATTTCCTGGGTCAGCACGCCCCCGGCCTCACCGACCTCACGGCCTTTACCGCCGCCACCCACCACCTCAACCTGGCGCAGGGCCAGGCGTTGGGGGCGCTGCGCGGGGAGGGCAGGGGCTGGCAGCTCGGCACGGTCTTGAACCTTCAGCCCGTGCATC
This window contains:
- a CDS encoding DMT family transporter, with the translated sequence MDAEPGRGRLFLILGVGLVAVSLAAIFIRLAEAPGVVVAAYRMLLASLVLLPWTLRALRRTPLNRGNLPYALGAGFFLGAHFATWISSLSYTTVAASVALVTTNPLWVALLSWLFLSSPPTARVLLGALVAVAGAVMIGVGDLQGGSEPLLGNGLAVLGAISVSCYILLGRSAQRRGLGLQAYVGVAYGAAALMLLPLPLILGFSYLDYSLKTFFWTLLLALVPQLIGHTSLNYAVKYLAPTVVATIFLLEPIGSAALALLLFREVPTALTAAGAVVLLLGVGLASYGRRPRRVRRGPSD
- a CDS encoding GH1 family beta-glucosidase gives rise to the protein MSVRFPDGFTWGASTASYQIEGAWNEDGKGKSIWDAFAHTPGKVAGGHNGDLACDHYHRYPEDVRLMKDLGLAAYRFSVSWPRVFPEGRGRPNPKGLDFYERLVDELLDAGVAPWLCFYHWDLPQALQDKGGWTTRDISHWFTDYCLHVASSLGDRVGHFVMLNEPNAIAFLGHFLGQHAPGLTDLTAFTAATHHLNLAQGQALGALRGEGRGWQLGTVLNLQPVHPAEDSEEDAQAAKLFDAVSNRNYLDPLFHGRYPAETIGMMEPHVREGDLAKIKQPIDFLGLNLYTRFLVQADPLSLVGMRPADPPPRAKVTDMGWEVYPRALFEQLMDLKDNYGNPAIYITENGAAFPDEPDRRGEIGDDDRIRFLERYLAAAHRALEAGANLKGYFVWSLLDNFEWAEGYHKRFGIVYVDFETLERTPKASYHWFQELIRTGALPQREVV